Part of the Lepidochelys kempii isolate rLepKem1 chromosome 8, rLepKem1.hap2, whole genome shotgun sequence genome is shown below.
TAAGGAGCCAGGGAGCCTGCAGCTGCTCGCACAGGAGGGGCCGGCTGAGGACGGGTGCTCTCCGGGCCGCCAGCAGACGAGCGGCTACCTCCGCAACTCCCGCTGTGGGGCCGGCGCGCTGGCCATGAGGAACTGCTGCGGCACTGAGCCCGGCGGCCCCGAGTCCAGCAGCCAAGGCAGCACAGAGAGCCGAGCTGAGGCCCCCGCCATGGCCCAGCAGTCTGAGCCGGAGCCGGCGGCTGGTGGCCGGGCCTTGGCTCTCAAGGGCCCCGGCGCGGGAGCGGGGCCATTGGAAAAGGGGGACGAGCCAACgcctgtggctgggagctgcttgGGACAGAACGGCGAGCGGAGCTCGGGCCCCTTGGCGCTGCCTGATGGCTCTGTCATCCCCCAGGGCCCTCCAGCGGAGGTGGGCGCTGCCGTGGCCAGCCCTGGGCCGCTGTCTCCGCGCCTTCTGCCGGAGCCGTGCCTCAAGGGGCACAGCAGGGACCCGGAGAGTGCCCCGGCCGCTCTGAAACACGTTGTATTTCTTGAACCAGACAACACAGACCCTGAGGCAGACGGTGCCGGAGCCACTGCGGTCAGTCCTGAGCTGGGCCCGGTGCCTCCCATGTGCCCGCAGGACCGAAGCCAAGAGCAGCCCGGGGCCTCCGAGGGAGCCGTGTCCCGTTGGAGCGTGGGAGCCCCCGGCACAGCGCCACTGTCCGATGGCGGCCTGGGCGCGCCCTGTGGAGACGCCGGTGGGAAAGCACCCGCATCTCTGGCAGAGCCCAAGGCCCAGCTGGGACCCTCGGctgccccaggggcagggggcaacGGGGACATGGCACTTCCTTCTGCTCCAGAAGGTACCAAGGACTCCACCCCGGGAACAGAAGCAGCATCAGGCCCGGGAGCAAGGCTGGATGCAGGCACGACCCCGTCAGGCCAAGCCAAGGAGACCAGTCCCCTTGCCCCTCTCTCCATCCAGAAAGCCGGGCCAGAGgccccctctgctgctgctcccatcAAATCAGGAGCAAGCCGGgtggctccagctgaggccagAGGGGGAGCCGGTCCGCCCCAGGGCACTGCGGAGGGAAGCCCAGCTCAGGAGCAGTGGGGAGCAATGGGGATGGAGGTAGGGCCTGGGGAGGAGGCCACTCAGGAGCCCCGGACTGTGGAGCTGCTCTCCAAGACCTACTCGTTTGAGGTCACTCCTCCCCCGCAGGATGCCGGGACTCAGGACGCTGGGACGCAGGTCGGCAGCCGAGTGTCGCTGGTGTCTGTGGCCATCAGCCCCATAAACCCCCCGGACGGGTCCTCGGCCTTCACCTTCCACAGCCGGGGCCAAGGCCCCTTGGGCCTGAAGAGCCCGGGCCCGGAGCTGAAGCCCTCCAAGAAGGATGCGGAGATGCAGGTCTCGATCCCAGTGGAGACCAGGTCTGTGGCCACGGGGCCCATGACGCCGGTGGCCAAGTCTCTCCAGGCACCCTACCCCGAGGTGCACGTGAAAGGGGCGCAGGAAGAGCCGTCCGAGCCCATCCGGGAAGTCAGCTGGGACGAGAAGGGGATGACGTGGGAGGTGTACGGTGCCACCATGGAGGTGGAGGTGCTGGGCATGGCCATCCAGAAGCACCTGGAGAAGCAGATCGAGGAGCACGGCCGGCAGGTGGTGATGACGCCGCAGAGCACCCGGGCCAGCTCCATCAAGGGGGCCCCACAGAAGGGGGAAGTCAAGCGGCAGCCCAGCATGCTCCGGGCGCTTCTGCAGAGCATGCGCCGGCCCCGCTGCTGCTCCCGGCCTGGTCCCGCCGCGGAGTGAGGCCACCGCTCGCGCCCTGGCGGGCTGGGAACGGCAGCGCAGCCCACGCCCTGTGGTTTCTCAGGCAATCCCGGGGGCTGGGGTCTTGCCCCTCTGGCCCCGGGCTCAGCAGCTCCAGGCACTTGGACCCCACGGTCTCCTGCTCACCCAGGCCGGACACTGGCCAGACTGCCCCTCCCCGAGCTGCACGCCTGGGTAGGGTGTGGCCTGCAGAGACTTCAGgccccagcatgcaatgctccccCCAACAATGCCTGCTTCCATTGAGatggagcactgcatgctgggacatgTAGTCCCCACAAGCTGCACCTTGGTCTGCAGGAGGGGTTGGCTGTGATCTGGGCCCAGGGTGCGGCTGATGCTGGGCAATGTCTGGGCACCCCTGGGTGGAGGCTGGGATTTGTACAGTGAAGCTCGTGATGGGACGGCCAGACAAAatgtggaaggggtgggggtggttgcGGGCCAGCCCTCGGGAGCATGTCTGGCAGGGGGCCGGCTCCCCGCCTTCCCCCTGGGTCACGAGCTGCATTTCCCAAAGCACAGAACAGCACTGGCTACCTTAAAGGCCTACAGCCCAGGTCCTAAGGTCTGACTCCCCGGACAGCACCCAGTGCCCGGGGCTGAGAGTCCCGCTGCCCCTTGTGCTTTCCGGGGAGACTCCAGCTTCCCGTCAGCCTGGGCAGCTGGAACCAGCCATGCTCTGCTGCCCTGCAAAGCTGCAGTCCTGcctcccccgcccagcccccgaGCCACACGCCTGCTGCGCCAGGCTCCccggggaggtggtggaagcttGGCAGTCAGGCTGTGccctgcctggaggcaggggCGAGCTGGGCTGGCCTGGGACGGCTTTGCCAGCGCTCATGTATTGGACTGTGGTTTGGAGAGACAAACTCCAGCCTCACTCCGGTTCCTGAGAGGCCCCCGGCCCTGCAGTGCAGCCCAGCCGCTCTCACCGACTCCCACCCTCGACAGAGCTCAAATCTTTGCAGGCGGGTGTCCTCCCCACGTGGCACAGGGCTGCTCACAGGCTCAGGCATGGTGTGTCCCTGCTGCAGGTTTAACAGCCCCTGGAACCGCCCTGGCTCAGCCCGGCCCACTGGCCACTCCCGCCCGCTGCCAGACGCTCAGGGTGTGCCGGGGCGGTGCCAGGGCTACGGGGCAGCAGGTGCACACCGTGTAGCCTCGCCTGCCGACGGCACGGGCCCCGGCGGCAGGGTTCAGGCCGCCCAACTGTCTCCTACCAAAGGGCTCGTGAGTGGGGAAGCgccgagccctgagcccccagcgAGAGCCGCGGAGAGGAGAGCAGCTCGGCTGCAGGCCCTTGGGCCATGTGAAATGGCAcctgccagcccctgctctgtgCACGGAGCGGCGTCTGCCACCGCCAGACCAGGAGGTGCAGGGTCCCAGCCGCTGGGTTTCCTGGGG
Proteins encoded:
- the GPRIN1 gene encoding G protein-regulated inducer of neurite outgrowth 1, which produces MGSAKEPGSLQLLAQEGPAEDGCSPGRQQTSGYLRNSRCGAGALAMRNCCGTEPGGPESSSQGSTESRAEAPAMAQQSEPEPAAGGRALALKGPGAGAGPLEKGDEPTPVAGSCLGQNGERSSGPLALPDGSVIPQGPPAEVGAAVASPGPLSPRLLPEPCLKGHSRDPESAPAALKHVVFLEPDNTDPEADGAGATAVSPELGPVPPMCPQDRSQEQPGASEGAVSRWSVGAPGTAPLSDGGLGAPCGDAGGKAPASLAEPKAQLGPSAAPGAGGNGDMALPSAPEGTKDSTPGTEAASGPGARLDAGTTPSGQAKETSPLAPLSIQKAGPEAPSAAAPIKSGASRVAPAEARGGAGPPQGTAEGSPAQEQWGAMGMEVGPGEEATQEPRTVELLSKTYSFEVTPPPQDAGTQDAGTQVGSRVSLVSVAISPINPPDGSSAFTFHSRGQGPLGLKSPGPELKPSKKDAEMQVSIPVETRSVATGPMTPVAKSLQAPYPEVHVKGAQEEPSEPIREVSWDEKGMTWEVYGATMEVEVLGMAIQKHLEKQIEEHGRQVVMTPQSTRASSIKGAPQKGEVKRQPSMLRALLQSMRRPRCCSRPGPAAE